In Corynebacterium matruchotii, a single genomic region encodes these proteins:
- a CDS encoding uracil-DNA glycosylase, translated as MTNQFNQQEDLFSSAHQPLTTNGDYFSTLNIDDSWRQVLAPIAPDINAMGDFLAAEQAAGYTIAPPEEDRWRAFRYPFDKVTVLIVGQDPYPTPGHAMGLSFSLRPEVKPLAKSLVNIFAELQSDLGVDRPRNGDLSAWSDQGVMLLNRVLSVRAQTGGAGSHRKKGWEKITDHVITSLVNRGTPLVAILWGKDAQSLSPLLSGHPNVKQIKSVHPSPLSASRGFFGSRPFTTANYYLGKLGAPQVNWAL; from the coding sequence ATGACTAACCAGTTCAACCAGCAAGAAGACCTGTTTTCCAGTGCGCACCAACCACTGACCACCAATGGGGACTATTTCTCCACCCTCAACATTGACGACTCCTGGCGGCAAGTTCTCGCCCCCATCGCCCCCGACATTAATGCCATGGGAGACTTCCTCGCCGCCGAACAGGCCGCCGGCTACACCATTGCGCCCCCGGAGGAAGACCGGTGGCGGGCCTTCCGTTACCCCTTCGATAAAGTGACCGTCCTCATCGTCGGCCAAGACCCATACCCCACCCCGGGCCACGCCATGGGCCTATCGTTCTCCCTCCGCCCCGAGGTGAAACCCCTGGCCAAAAGCCTGGTGAATATTTTCGCCGAACTCCAATCCGATCTCGGCGTCGATCGGCCCAGAAACGGTGATCTCAGCGCCTGGAGCGACCAGGGCGTCATGCTGCTCAACCGAGTCCTCTCCGTCCGCGCCCAAACCGGCGGGGCCGGCTCTCACAGGAAAAAAGGGTGGGAAAAAATCACCGACCATGTCATCACCTCCCTCGTGAATCGGGGCACTCCACTCGTCGCCATCCTCTGGGGTAAAGACGCCCAATCCCTCAGCCCCCTTCTTTCCGGGCACCCCAATGTGAAACAGATAAAGTCCGTGCACCCGTCCCCATTGTCCGCCAGCCGGGGCTTTTTCGGCTCCCGCCCATTTACCACCGCAAACTATTACCTCGGAAAGCTGGGTGCTCCGCAAGTCAACTGGGCGTTGTAG
- a CDS encoding thiamine-phosphate kinase, translating into MHGDQCNLRKNWAQGTPTICDIEDCKDDVRDTHRKNPNPTLADVGEQAVITAIVAHAPSTRNGDDAAVLDHAAPNSRTVITTDTLVEGRHFRRDWSHPAEIGRKAITQNFADVEAMGARPIAALLALSAPGDTPLEFVADLARGINERVTDYDAELVGGDVTDNDRITIAVTGIGQLGGSLPPLRLDQARPGQILVASGHIGYSAAGYALLKEFGRAGVPAEFDPMLRAHCSTILTPGRGFVARSAGVTAMTDNSDGLVHDLYVMAKKSAVTINLDSAALQPDDLLVRAAELVGADPWEFILSGGEDHTFIGTTFGPPPTGFVEIGTVVRHNSMGAVTLDRAAPPYTYGWESY; encoded by the coding sequence ATGCATGGAGATCAGTGTAATCTGCGGAAAAACTGGGCCCAAGGTACCCCAACAATATGTGATATTGAAGACTGCAAGGATGATGTTCGTGACACGCATCGTAAAAACCCCAACCCCACACTTGCCGACGTCGGTGAACAGGCAGTCATTACCGCTATTGTCGCCCACGCCCCCAGCACCCGGAATGGTGACGATGCGGCGGTCCTCGACCATGCCGCCCCGAACTCCCGCACCGTGATTACCACCGACACCCTGGTCGAAGGCCGCCATTTTCGCCGTGACTGGTCTCACCCTGCCGAGATTGGGCGGAAAGCCATCACCCAAAACTTCGCCGATGTGGAAGCCATGGGGGCCCGGCCCATCGCGGCCCTGCTCGCCCTCAGCGCCCCGGGGGACACCCCGCTGGAATTTGTCGCCGACCTGGCCCGCGGTATCAACGAACGGGTCACCGACTATGATGCGGAACTCGTGGGCGGTGACGTCACCGACAATGATCGGATCACCATTGCGGTCACCGGTATCGGCCAACTTGGTGGTTCCCTCCCGCCGCTCCGGCTCGACCAGGCCCGGCCCGGCCAAATCCTCGTCGCCTCCGGGCACATTGGATATTCCGCCGCTGGCTATGCGCTGCTGAAAGAATTCGGTCGCGCGGGTGTTCCGGCCGAATTCGACCCGATGCTTCGCGCCCACTGCTCCACCATTTTGACCCCCGGCCGCGGGTTCGTGGCCCGTTCCGCCGGGGTGACGGCCATGACCGACAATTCCGACGGGCTCGTCCACGACCTGTATGTTATGGCGAAAAAATCTGCCGTCACCATCAACCTGGATTCCGCCGCCCTGCAACCTGATGATCTGCTTGTGCGGGCCGCTGAGCTGGTAGGGGCCGACCCGTGGGAGTTCATTTTGTCTGGTGGGGAAGATCACACGTTTATTGGTACAACGTTCGGCCCACCACCCACCGGATTCGTAGAAATTGGTACAGTGGTTCGACATAACTCCATGGGTGCCGTCACCCTTGATAGGGCAGCACCCCCCTACACCTACGGATGGGAAAGCTACTGA